In Ctenopharyngodon idella isolate HZGC_01 chromosome 20, HZGC01, whole genome shotgun sequence, the following proteins share a genomic window:
- the zfp36l1b gene encoding mRNA decay activator protein ZFP36L1b, whose amino-acid sequence MTATVVSSFFDYEVTNKNNKLMTYNSQLSSPHLQSVPSTGANTPFNPTGSLLDRKVVGTPSVGLYQRRHSVSVTSSKSTQNQFINSLKMEGSASMNGSSNNKENRFRDRSYSETGERLRPSNITCISANGNSQVNSSRYKTELCRPFEENGTCKYGDKCQFAHGMHELRSLNRHPKYKTELCRTFHSIGYCPYGPRCHFIHNAEERRGPPPLSAFNKMDRPRLHHSYSFAGFPSSGGSQDSPTSVTPPPIFSNEDINEWPSNPFTFSSQELANLFGPSLGGTTVPDLHGPHSPTTPSFFRPMSESPPSPPDSLSDQEGYQSSLGSQSGSESPVLDATRRLPIFSRLSISDD is encoded by the exons ATGACTGCGACCGTCGTGTCTTCTTTCTTCGACTACGAAGTGACGAATAAg aACAATAAGTTGATGACCTACAACAGTCAACTCTCCAGTCCCCATTTACAGTCTGTCCCCTCCACTGGTGCCAATACCCCCTTTAACCCCACCGGGTCCCTGCTGGACAGGAAGGTGGTGGGTACTCCTTCAGTGGGACTCTACCAGCGTCGCCACTCTGTGTCCGTTACCAGCTCCAAATCAACGCAGAACCAATTTATTAACAGTCTCAAGATGGAAGGCTCGGCTTCCATGAATGGGAGCAGTAACAACAAGGAGAACCGCTTTCGTGACCGGTCATACTCTGAAACCGGGGAGCGTCTAAGGCCGAGCAACATCACGTGCATTAGTGCCAACGGAAACAGCCAGGTCAACTCTAGCCGCTATAAGACCGAACTCTGCAGACCCTTCGAGGAGAATGGCACTTGTAAATATGGCGACAAGTGCCAGTTTGCCCACGGGATGCACGAGCTTCGTAGTCTAAATCGCCACCCCAAGTACAAGACCGAGCTCTGTCGCACCTTCCACAGCATTGGTTACTGCCCGTACGGGCCGCGTTGCCACTTCATCCACAACGCAGAGGAGCGCCGCGGACCCCCTCCTCTTTCCGCCTTCAACAAGATGGATCGCCCCCGCCTTCATCACAGCTACAGTTTTGCTGGTTTCCCAAGCTCAGGTGGCTCCCAGGACAGCCCAACCTCTGTCACACCTCCACCCATATTTTCCAATGAAGACATCAACGAGTGGCCCAGCAACCCCTTCACTTTCTCAAGTCAAGAGCTCGCCAACCTGTTTGGGCCCAGTTTAGGTGGCACCACTGTTCCTGATCTGCACGGTCCTCACTCACCCACCACACCCTCCTTCTTCAGGCCCATGTCCGAGTCTCCCCCAAGCCCTCCGGACTCCCTCTCCGACCAGGAGGGCTACCAGAGCAGCCTGGGCAGCCAGAGCGGATCTGAGTCACCTGTGCTGGATGCGACACGTCGCCTTCCCATCTTCAGCAGACTCTCCATCTCTGACGATTAA